Proteins from a single region of Nerophis ophidion isolate RoL-2023_Sa linkage group LG08, RoL_Noph_v1.0, whole genome shotgun sequence:
- the LOC133558341 gene encoding breast cancer type 1 susceptibility protein homolog isoform X2, giving the protein MDHPNVTEVKRSIAVIWETLQCPICLELLSEPVSTKCDHQFCKFCMLKLLDNTKLNTANCPVCKEKITKRSLQESPGFQRLVTGLQAMIHAYEHDTGTNYFTGLAQDGKQSCVTAGGKNIQVNDVNMVDVNEALPSSHSSTIAALNGFAKVMGFEDSGHLTAESGIQDKVQTIESLDSVETNVKTSMRKTRGKGKKQNSIPVDSGPQRKSLRQKKKKDLEPDKSLLTKKRESVEKVAEWLMKVPAEGSLELEKSAENCNNLDNSGSSTSTLDVNMFNNNEENPKELPAKALEEQVFGATYKRERRTRPAVSLPGNVFTKPMPSATVQPAVKRHKKTSLTPTDFIKSSEEKSGKDLQEEPQSVTNDICMDILEEAEKLDELESDKTNCKAPSHVFQNRQPEQKLAKRLRSTGQAVDADLQAKVEMASSAPKKADKRKNNSVKRAPKPLVLVSGVQNEESLSKSKLPSEAVQVHIENYPSSEDQEVPVAMNTRKGRKLSLCSQKRGPKKDTSRLVLQTPEKGLSDLADGNACKSNGCIFEEDIGAIENIEISETASSRRPPHLVEEVSEASVNHDPLVFPSSINPNEDPALHQNHSAPEEKGEDNSEVDTEQLLKSFKATKRKSFHFGALNGKKSCSLYDNVIDLTSPTCSDFIPPTESQPPSGNKDIERSNEESFPALLRSSVSSALSPNKVAKCGTESSYVSVVPQVVDSGICFNAVERDEIPESLLESSARDDCRTLAAEKHSIELSQHLLNVESSLTPDGLLGPLHGTQSDVSQELSGQLSMHGNPRKSRRRRTQKLQSSSESESGDCVQDVADTGGCEGHCVAERPPTCPSPDCVSVSQGSVDLFDSPDKCDVQGNGTSLSAESSQFTSEVLVTQQKLEMKKELVRLEKLMALVSEVLQEKEAIPAAPTCPDMPVIPCDQEANQDPDRETLAEGAQDGERVTRPNVSEHDGPAEMLVHEDKENKTPERDCSKAKMVLVSSGLAPAEQMTVKRFAKRVGARVVSQVTAAVTHIVMCTDEQLVCERTLKYFLGIASRKWVVSFLWISECFKQKKLLDESKFEVRGDVVNGTHHLGPTRARTTDDDNLLMRGYEICFQGPFTDMTTDELEWMVQLCGAAVVKDPLLLDNKRKTNQLVIVQPGSAPCSTTYSSLSKQATVVTRGWLLDTVATYTLQTYANYQT; this is encoded by the exons ATGGACCACCCGAATGTCACCGAGGTCAAAAGGAGTATTGCTGTCATTTGGGAGACCCTACAATGTCCTATTTG TTTGGAATTATTAAGTGAGCCGGTTTCTACCAAGTGTGACCATCAGTTTTGCAA GTTTTGCATGCTGAAGCTTCTGGACAACACCAAGCTAAACACAGCCAACTGCCCAGTGTGTaaagaaaaaataacaaaaag GAGCTTGCAGGAGAGTCCGGGGTTTCAGAGGCTTGTCACAGGACTGCAAGCTATGATCCATGCTTATGAACATGACACCGGCACAAACT ACTTCACTGGGCTGGCCCAGGACGGTAAACAATCATG TGTGACAGCTGGTGGCAAGAATATACAGGTTAACGATGTCAACATGGTGGACGTTAACGAGGCTCTTCCGAGTTCTCACTCGTCAACTATAGCAG CCCTCAATGGATTTGCAAAAGTCATGGGATTCGAAGATTCCGGTCATTTGACAGCAGAAAGTGGAATCCAGGACAAGGTCCAAACAATCGAATCCTTGGACTCCGTGGAGACAAATGTCAAAACATCCATGCGCAAAACTCGAGGTAAAGGGAAAAAACAGAACTCAATTCCAGTTGATTCGGGGCCTCAAAGAAAATCCTTGaggcagaaaaagaaaaaagatctGGAACCTGACAAGAGTTTACTAACAAAGAAGAGGGAAAGTGTTGAGAAGGTTGCTGAGTGGCTCATGAAGGTCCCCGCGGAGGGAAGTCTGGAGTTGGAGAAATCCGCTGAAAACTGCAATAATTTAGACAACTCAGGCAGCTCCACTTCCACACTGGACGTCAACATGTTCAACAACAACGAGGAGAATCCAAAGGAGTTACCTGCCAAAGCCCTTGAGGAGCAGGTATTTGGGGCCACCTACAAGCGAGAGAGAAGAACCAGACCTGCTGTTTCTCTTCCAGGGAATGTCTTCACTAAACCAATGCCATCCGCAACTGTGCAACCAGCGGTAAAGCGACACAAGAAGACCAGCCTGACTCCTACTGATTTTATAAAAAGCTCTGAGGAGAAATCGGGAAAAGATCTGCAAGAAGAGCCACAATCGGTCACAAATGACATCTGCATGGACATATTAGAAGAAGCAGAAAAGCTTGACGAACTTGAAAGTGACAAAACTAACTGCAAAGCTCCCAGTCATGTGTTTCAAAACCGCCAACCTGAACAGAAACTGGCAAAAAGGTTGCGCAGCACTGGGCAGGCGGTGGACGCTGATTTGCAGGCCAAAGTTGAAATGGCAAGTTCCGCTCCGAAAAAGGCAGACAAGAGGAAAAATAACTCTGTGAAAAGAGCTCCAAAACCACTGGTTCTGGTCTCTGGGGTTCAAAACGAAGAGAGCCTCTCGAAAAGTAAGCTGCCATCCGAGGCGGTTCAGGTTCATATTGAGAACTACCCGAGCAGCGAGGACCAGGAAGTACCCGTTGCAATGAACACTCGGAAAGGCAGAAAACTTTCTCTTTGTTCCCAGAAGAGAGGTCCCAAGAAAGACACTTCTCGCCTTGTTCTGCAAACACCTGAAAAAGGATTGTCAGATCTTGCGGATGGAAATGCTTGCAAAAGTAATGGATGTATTTTTGAGGAAGACATTGGAGCAATAGAAAACATTGAGATTAGTGAAACAGCGTCTTCTCGGAGGCCGCCGCATCTCGTTGAGGAAGTTTCTGAGGCCAGTGTGAATCATGACCCTCTTGTGTTCCCAAGTTCAATCAATCCGAATGAAGATCCAGCTCTCCATCAAAACCATAGTGCCCCTGAAGAGAAAGGGGAAGACAACAGTGAGGTGGACACGGAGCAACTTCTAAAGAGTTTTAAGGCCACCAAAAGGAAGTCCTTCCATTTTGGGGCTCTAAATGGAAAGAAGAGCTGCAGCTTGTATGACAACGTCATTGATCTCACTAGTCCGACTTGTAGCGACTTCATTCCACCAACCGAATCTCAACCGCCCTCAGGAAATAAAGACATAGAAAGATCAAATGAAGAAAGCTTTCCTGCGCTCCTCAGGAGTAGTGTCAGCAGTGCCCTGAGTCCCAACAAAGTAGCAAAATGTGGAACGGAAAGTTCCTATGTTTCTGTTGTCCCTCAAGTAGTAGATTCCGGAATCTGCTTTAACGCTGTAGAGCGTGACGAGATTCCAGAGAGTCTGCTTGAGTCATCCGCGAGGGACGACTGCAGGACTTTGGCCGCTGAAAAGCATTCAATAGAATTGTCCCAACATCTCCTAAATGTTGAGTCTTCTTTGACTCCAGACGGTCTCCTTGGACCGCTCCATGGAACCCAGTCTGATGTGAGTCAAGAGCTCAGCGGGCAGTTGTCCATGCATGGTAACCCCAGGAAGAGCAGAAGGAGGCGGACTCAGAAGCTCCAGTCCTCATCAGAGTCTGAATCA GGCGACTGCGTCCAGGATGTCGCTGACACTGGCGGCTGTGAAGGTCATTGTGTCGCAGAGCGTCCTCCCACGTGTCCGAGTCCCGACTGCGTCAGCGTTAGCCAAGGGTCCGTCGACTTGTTCGACTCGCCAGATAAAT GTGATGTACAAGGGAATGGAACAAGCTTGTCTGCCGAATCTTCACAATTCACAAGTGAAGTTCTTGTTACCCAG CAAAAACTTGAGATGAAGAAGGAACTGGTGAGGCTGGAGAAGTTGATGGCACTGGTGTCCGAGGTTCTACAGGAGAAGGAGGCCATCCCAGCTGCTCCCACAT GCCCAGATATGCCTGTTATTCCGTGTGACCAGGAGGCAAACCAAGATCCAGACAG GGAAACTCTTGCAGAAGGTGCACAAGATGGAGAGCGTGTCACCCGACCCAACGTGTCCGAGCATGACGGCCCTGCAGAGATGC TTGTGCACGAAGACAAAGAGAACAAAACACCCGAGAGAGACTGCAGTAAGGCTAAAATGGTGCTAGTATCGTCTGGATTGGCGCCCGCCGAGCAG ATGACTGTGAAAAGGTTTGCCAAGAGAGTTGGCGCTCGTGTGGTCTCCCAGGTGACCGCAGCGGTGACTCATATTGTAATGTGCacag ATGAACAACTGGTGTGTGAGCGGACTCTCAAGTACTTCCTTGGAATTGCCAGCAGAAAGTGGGTTGTAAGCTTCCTCT GGATTTCAGAGTGCTTCAAGCAAAAGAAACTCTTGGACGAG AGTAAGTTCGAAGTTAGAGGCGACGTGGTAAACGGGACGCACCACTTGGGTCCTACAAGAGCACGCACCACCGACGATGACAAT
- the LOC133558341 gene encoding uncharacterized protein LOC133558341 isoform X1 — MDHPNVTEVKRSIAVIWETLQCPICLELLSEPVSTKCDHQFCKFCMLKLLDNTKLNTANCPVCKEKITKRSLQESPGFQRLVTGLQAMIHAYEHDTGTNYFTGLAQDGKQSCVTAGGKNIQVNDVNMVDVNEALPSSHSSTIAALNGFAKVMGFEDSGHLTAESGIQDKVQTIESLDSVETNVKTSMRKTRGKGKKQNSIPVDSGPQRKSLRQKKKKDLEPDKSLLTKKRESVEKVAEWLMKVPAEGSLELEKSAENCNNLDNSGSSTSTLDVNMFNNNEENPKELPAKALEEQVFGATYKRERRTRPAVSLPGNVFTKPMPSATVQPAVKRHKKTSLTPTDFIKSSEEKSGKDLQEEPQSVTNDICMDILEEAEKLDELESDKTNCKAPSHVFQNRQPEQKLAKRLRSTGQAVDADLQAKVEMASSAPKKADKRKNNSVKRAPKPLVLVSGVQNEESLSKSKLPSEAVQVHIENYPSSEDQEVPVAMNTRKGRKLSLCSQKRGPKKDTSRLVLQTPEKGLSDLADGNACKSNGCIFEEDIGAIENIEISETASSRRPPHLVEEVSEASVNHDPLVFPSSINPNEDPALHQNHSAPEEKGEDNSEVDTEQLLKSFKATKRKSFHFGALNGKKSCSLYDNVIDLTSPTCSDFIPPTESQPPSGNKDIERSNEESFPALLRSSVSSALSPNKVAKCGTESSYVSVVPQVVDSGICFNAVERDEIPESLLESSARDDCRTLAAEKHSIELSQHLLNVESSLTPDGLLGPLHGTQSDVSQELSGQLSMHGNPRKSRRRRTQKLQSSSESESVSASNEELPTLTQIFEKSAPPAQGDCVQDVADTGGCEGHCVAERPPTCPSPDCVSVSQGSVDLFDSPDKCDVQGNGTSLSAESSQFTSEVLVTQQKLEMKKELVRLEKLMALVSEVLQEKEAIPAAPTCPDMPVIPCDQEANQDPDRETLAEGAQDGERVTRPNVSEHDGPAEMLVHEDKENKTPERDCSKAKMVLVSSGLAPAEQMTVKRFAKRVGARVVSQVTAAVTHIVMCTDEQLVCERTLKYFLGIASRKWVVSFLWISECFKQKKLLDESKFEVRGDVVNGTHHLGPTRARTTDDDNLLMRGYEICFQGPFTDMTTDELEWMVQLCGAAVVKDPLLLDNKRKTNQLVIVQPGSAPCSTTYSSLSKQATVVTRGWLLDTVATYTLQTYANYQT, encoded by the exons ATGGACCACCCGAATGTCACCGAGGTCAAAAGGAGTATTGCTGTCATTTGGGAGACCCTACAATGTCCTATTTG TTTGGAATTATTAAGTGAGCCGGTTTCTACCAAGTGTGACCATCAGTTTTGCAA GTTTTGCATGCTGAAGCTTCTGGACAACACCAAGCTAAACACAGCCAACTGCCCAGTGTGTaaagaaaaaataacaaaaag GAGCTTGCAGGAGAGTCCGGGGTTTCAGAGGCTTGTCACAGGACTGCAAGCTATGATCCATGCTTATGAACATGACACCGGCACAAACT ACTTCACTGGGCTGGCCCAGGACGGTAAACAATCATG TGTGACAGCTGGTGGCAAGAATATACAGGTTAACGATGTCAACATGGTGGACGTTAACGAGGCTCTTCCGAGTTCTCACTCGTCAACTATAGCAG CCCTCAATGGATTTGCAAAAGTCATGGGATTCGAAGATTCCGGTCATTTGACAGCAGAAAGTGGAATCCAGGACAAGGTCCAAACAATCGAATCCTTGGACTCCGTGGAGACAAATGTCAAAACATCCATGCGCAAAACTCGAGGTAAAGGGAAAAAACAGAACTCAATTCCAGTTGATTCGGGGCCTCAAAGAAAATCCTTGaggcagaaaaagaaaaaagatctGGAACCTGACAAGAGTTTACTAACAAAGAAGAGGGAAAGTGTTGAGAAGGTTGCTGAGTGGCTCATGAAGGTCCCCGCGGAGGGAAGTCTGGAGTTGGAGAAATCCGCTGAAAACTGCAATAATTTAGACAACTCAGGCAGCTCCACTTCCACACTGGACGTCAACATGTTCAACAACAACGAGGAGAATCCAAAGGAGTTACCTGCCAAAGCCCTTGAGGAGCAGGTATTTGGGGCCACCTACAAGCGAGAGAGAAGAACCAGACCTGCTGTTTCTCTTCCAGGGAATGTCTTCACTAAACCAATGCCATCCGCAACTGTGCAACCAGCGGTAAAGCGACACAAGAAGACCAGCCTGACTCCTACTGATTTTATAAAAAGCTCTGAGGAGAAATCGGGAAAAGATCTGCAAGAAGAGCCACAATCGGTCACAAATGACATCTGCATGGACATATTAGAAGAAGCAGAAAAGCTTGACGAACTTGAAAGTGACAAAACTAACTGCAAAGCTCCCAGTCATGTGTTTCAAAACCGCCAACCTGAACAGAAACTGGCAAAAAGGTTGCGCAGCACTGGGCAGGCGGTGGACGCTGATTTGCAGGCCAAAGTTGAAATGGCAAGTTCCGCTCCGAAAAAGGCAGACAAGAGGAAAAATAACTCTGTGAAAAGAGCTCCAAAACCACTGGTTCTGGTCTCTGGGGTTCAAAACGAAGAGAGCCTCTCGAAAAGTAAGCTGCCATCCGAGGCGGTTCAGGTTCATATTGAGAACTACCCGAGCAGCGAGGACCAGGAAGTACCCGTTGCAATGAACACTCGGAAAGGCAGAAAACTTTCTCTTTGTTCCCAGAAGAGAGGTCCCAAGAAAGACACTTCTCGCCTTGTTCTGCAAACACCTGAAAAAGGATTGTCAGATCTTGCGGATGGAAATGCTTGCAAAAGTAATGGATGTATTTTTGAGGAAGACATTGGAGCAATAGAAAACATTGAGATTAGTGAAACAGCGTCTTCTCGGAGGCCGCCGCATCTCGTTGAGGAAGTTTCTGAGGCCAGTGTGAATCATGACCCTCTTGTGTTCCCAAGTTCAATCAATCCGAATGAAGATCCAGCTCTCCATCAAAACCATAGTGCCCCTGAAGAGAAAGGGGAAGACAACAGTGAGGTGGACACGGAGCAACTTCTAAAGAGTTTTAAGGCCACCAAAAGGAAGTCCTTCCATTTTGGGGCTCTAAATGGAAAGAAGAGCTGCAGCTTGTATGACAACGTCATTGATCTCACTAGTCCGACTTGTAGCGACTTCATTCCACCAACCGAATCTCAACCGCCCTCAGGAAATAAAGACATAGAAAGATCAAATGAAGAAAGCTTTCCTGCGCTCCTCAGGAGTAGTGTCAGCAGTGCCCTGAGTCCCAACAAAGTAGCAAAATGTGGAACGGAAAGTTCCTATGTTTCTGTTGTCCCTCAAGTAGTAGATTCCGGAATCTGCTTTAACGCTGTAGAGCGTGACGAGATTCCAGAGAGTCTGCTTGAGTCATCCGCGAGGGACGACTGCAGGACTTTGGCCGCTGAAAAGCATTCAATAGAATTGTCCCAACATCTCCTAAATGTTGAGTCTTCTTTGACTCCAGACGGTCTCCTTGGACCGCTCCATGGAACCCAGTCTGATGTGAGTCAAGAGCTCAGCGGGCAGTTGTCCATGCATGGTAACCCCAGGAAGAGCAGAAGGAGGCGGACTCAGAAGCTCCAGTCCTCATCAGAGTCTGAATCAGTGAGCGCATCCAATGAAGAGTTACCGACTTTGACGCAAATCTTTGAAAAGTCTGCGCCTCCCGCTCAGGGCGACTGCGTCCAGGATGTCGCTGACACTGGCGGCTGTGAAGGTCATTGTGTCGCAGAGCGTCCTCCCACGTGTCCGAGTCCCGACTGCGTCAGCGTTAGCCAAGGGTCCGTCGACTTGTTCGACTCGCCAGATAAAT GTGATGTACAAGGGAATGGAACAAGCTTGTCTGCCGAATCTTCACAATTCACAAGTGAAGTTCTTGTTACCCAG CAAAAACTTGAGATGAAGAAGGAACTGGTGAGGCTGGAGAAGTTGATGGCACTGGTGTCCGAGGTTCTACAGGAGAAGGAGGCCATCCCAGCTGCTCCCACAT GCCCAGATATGCCTGTTATTCCGTGTGACCAGGAGGCAAACCAAGATCCAGACAG GGAAACTCTTGCAGAAGGTGCACAAGATGGAGAGCGTGTCACCCGACCCAACGTGTCCGAGCATGACGGCCCTGCAGAGATGC TTGTGCACGAAGACAAAGAGAACAAAACACCCGAGAGAGACTGCAGTAAGGCTAAAATGGTGCTAGTATCGTCTGGATTGGCGCCCGCCGAGCAG ATGACTGTGAAAAGGTTTGCCAAGAGAGTTGGCGCTCGTGTGGTCTCCCAGGTGACCGCAGCGGTGACTCATATTGTAATGTGCacag ATGAACAACTGGTGTGTGAGCGGACTCTCAAGTACTTCCTTGGAATTGCCAGCAGAAAGTGGGTTGTAAGCTTCCTCT GGATTTCAGAGTGCTTCAAGCAAAAGAAACTCTTGGACGAG AGTAAGTTCGAAGTTAGAGGCGACGTGGTAAACGGGACGCACCACTTGGGTCCTACAAGAGCACGCACCACCGACGATGACAAT